Within the Planctomycetota bacterium genome, the region TTGGCGGCGGGGCTGTCGGCTTCGATGCTTTGTACGGCCACTTGGCCCGCCTTGGGGCTGTGGACGTGGACGCCGTGCCAGGTCTTGTCGACGCGCCGCGTCGTTAGCAGATCGGACGCCACGTTCAACACCTTGTCAACCGGGATGGCGAAGCCGATCCCTTGCGCGCCGGCTCGCACCGCGACGTTCAGGCCGATCATCCGTCCCTCGATGTTCAACAGCGGACCACCGCTGTTGCCGGGATTGATGGCGGCGTCGGTCTGGATCAGGTCGTCATAATGTTGCGTTTCGCTGACCTGCACGCTGCGATGCAAGGCGCTCAGGAGGCCGACGGTGACCGTGTGTTCATAGCCATAGGCGTTGCCGATGGCGATCACCGTCTCGCCGCACATCAGGTCGCTCGAGGTGCCGATGTCGAGCACGTCGAATGGCTGGTCGGCGTCGATCTTAATCACGGCCAGGTCGGTCTTGGGATCGTGCGAGATCAGCTTCGCGACGTGCGTCTGGCGCGAGGCGGTGGTGACCATGATCTTCTTCACCCCGTCGACGACGTGATGATTGGTGATGATGTAACCGCGTTCGTCAATGATGACGCCGGTCCCCATGCCGTTGACGCGGCGCTTGCCGTCGCCCGAGCGAGCGTCGGTCGAATCGACCAGCTTCTCGCCGTGAATGTTCACGACCGCGGTGCGCGCCGCCTCGACGGCGTTGACAATCGGAGTCCGCCGAGCTTCGGAAATCTCGGCTTGGGCCGGATGAATCGGCAGCGAACTCTGCGCCGCTAGCAGGACCGCGAAAAGAACCCAGCGGGGCCCAGGACGCAGGGGTGAACGAACAAGCATAGTCGACTCGCGGCGGCTCGAAGATGTGCGAACTAGGGCGCGAAGACGGAGCGATACGCCGCCGGTGCTACCCACGATCGATTCGAACTACTCCACTTCATCGACCCAGCCGTAACCGCGCTTGATTGCACGCGGAGCAGGTGGAATAACATGCCCAATTTGACACCCGGTTCTGGCCATCGGCACGCAAACGGCGCGAACCGATTCAAGTGCCTGTGATGAGCGCCGAATGATGAGTGATGAATGAAAGGAAAGGACTGCTAGCGGTGACATTTGGCTGCTACTGCTGCCATTCATCACTCAGCAATCAGCATTCATCACTTGCCGAAGGCCACCGGCGCTGGAACCAGCATCGGCTGGAGCGCTGGCGCGAACACCGGCCGCGTGGGGACCGGGTGCAGATCGTGAGTCCCGGCCGCTTCGATCAGCGGCTCGTTGACCGCTGGCGCCATTTGATGACCATAGTGCCACCAATATGAAAACCGGCTGCCATGCCCGCAGCGTTCAATGTGTGGCGGGCACGCTTCGTGGGCGGCCATGACGACGCTATCGGGCTGCGCTGCGGCACTCGTCTGCTGCTCCGGCGATGGCGTCGGCATGGTTGGCGATTCGGCAGAGGCCTGCTCGGCGTCGGCCGCCGGCACATACTCGCCGCAGCCCCGGCCGCAATGCCGGCCGT harbors:
- a CDS encoding trypsin-like peptidase domain-containing protein, which produces MLVRSPLRPGPRWVLFAVLLAAQSSLPIHPAQAEISEARRTPIVNAVEAARTAVVNIHGEKLVDSTDARSGDGKRRVNGMGTGVIIDERGYIITNHHVVDGVKKIMVTTASRQTHVAKLISHDPKTDLAVIKIDADQPFDVLDIGTSSDLMCGETVIAIGNAYGYEHTVTVGLLSALHRSVQVSETQHYDDLIQTDAAINPGNSGGPLLNIEGRMIGLNVAVRAGAQGIGFAIPVDKVLNVASDLLTTRRVDKTWHGVHVHSPKAGQVAVQSIEADSPAANIGLKVGDVIASVDNRMVSLPLDVERAILGHQAGDAVAFTVERNKKPVQLELVLAGLPQSGKLAQDPVWDELGLRLEPVPARQFQQYKTHYRGGLLITDVRNDSPASRQGIRRGDVLVGMHVWETVAVDNVSYVLTRPDFAETSPLKFYILRGSETLYGHLTVSHKTGNDKR